The window TGAAGAGAAAGAGAGGCGGCGGTGAAATACCTTGGCAAGAAGGAGAAGGATAAAGAATTGAACAGCCCAGGGCCAAATGTAAAGGATAATCTTACCGCTTTTGTCGACGAGGTTTCCTCCAGGGTAGGATCTTCGGGGGCCCGACTTCCCATTGCCGGGGTCATGCCCCAATCGGTTCATAGGGATTTTGCCCTGTCTTGCGCCAGGAAGATTATGTGCTTTTCCGGCAATGGTTGCGGAACCTGCCCCGCTTGCAGTGCTTGGAGCAAGACGGAACATCCGGACCTGCTCCTTTTCGGAAATCTCGGGGAACCTCCCGGGATCAGGGACTGCAGGAAGCTTTGGGAGGAACTCTCGTTGAAACCCATCGCTTCCAGGAAGAGAGTGGCCGTGATCCATTCCGCCCATAGACTCTCACTCCCGGCGGCGAACAGCCTTTTAAAGATAACCGAAGAAACTCCGTCGACGGGTGCCCTGATCCTTTTACTGGAAGAGGACGTGCTCATTCCCGCCCTGAGGAGCAGGTTGAGGATTTTCCAGTTTCGCGAAGGTGAACG of the Thermovirga sp. genome contains:
- a CDS encoding DNA polymerase III subunit delta', which translates into the protein MPQSVHRDFALSCARKIMCFSGNGCGTCPACSAWSKTEHPDLLLFGNLGEPPGIRDCRKLWEELSLKPIASRKRVAVIHSAHRLSLPAANSLLKITEETPSTGALILLLEEDVLIPALRSRLRIFQFREGERPGSDGRPVPSGIFEFVKWIGKTRKVDPKVLAVEIQCWVEHFLSREDPSRASDLDTIRLLAEKGKLTTPMVQD